cggagcggggtgctgtgatatggagggtgatggaggaacggggtgctgtgttgggaggTGTGATGGAGGAtcggagtgctgtgttggggacggtgatggaggagaggggtgttgTGTTgatgagggtgatggaggagcggggtgctgtgttggggagggtgatggaggagaggggtgctgtgttgaTGAGGGTGATGgaagagcggggtgctgtgttcgggagggtgatggaggagcggggtgctgtgttcgggagggtgatggaggagaggggtgctgtgttggggagggtgatggaggagcggagtgctgtgttggggacgGTGATGGAAGAGAGGGGTGCTGTGTTgatgagggtgatggaggagcggggtgctgtgttggggagggtgatggcagagcggggtgctgtgttggcgtgggggtgattgaggagcggggtgctgtgtcgggagggtgatggaggagcggggtgctgtgttggtgagggtgatggaggagcggggtgctgtattagcgtgggggtgatggaggagcggggtgctgtgttgggagggtgatggaggagcggggtgctgtgttgggagggtgatggaggagcgggttgctgtgttggggagggtgatggaggagcagggtGCTCTGTTGGCGTGGGGTGATGGAGGATCGGGGTGCTGTGTTGGCATGGGGCGGTGGCGGAGCGGAGTGCTGTGTTGGCGTGGGGGTGATGGCGGAGCGGAGTGCTGTGTTGgcgtgggggtgatggaggagcggggtgctgtgttggtagggtgatggaggagcggggtgctgtgttggggagggtgattgaGGAGCAGGGTGCTGTGTTGgcgtgggggtgatggaggagcggggtgctgtgttggcgtgggggtgatggaggagcggggtgctgtgttggcgttggggtgatggaggagcggggtgctctgTTGgcgtgggggtgatggaggagtggggtgCTGTGTTGGCGTGGggttgatggaggagcggggtgctatgTTGGCATGGGGCGATGGCGGAGCGGAGTGCTGTGTTGgcgtgggggtgatggtggagcgGAGTGCTGTGTTGGCGTGGGGGTGATGGCGGAGCGGAGTGCTGTGTTGGGAGGGCGATggcggagcggggtgctgtgttgggagggtgatggaggtgcagagtgctgtgttgggagggtgatggaggtgcggagtgctgtgttgggagggtgatggaggtgcgGAGTGCTGTGTTGTCGTGGGGGTGATGGCGGAgcagggtgctgtgttggggagggtgatggcggAATAGGGTgctgtgttgggagggtgatggcagagcggggtgctgtgttggcgtGGAGGTGattgaggagcggggtgctgtgttgggagggtgatggaggagcggggtgctgtgttgggagggtgatggaggagcggagtgctgtgttgggagggtgatggaggagaaggGTGCTGTGTTGGCGGCGGCGATGGAGGAGCTGGATACTGCGTTAGCGTGGAGAGTGTTGGAGGAGGGCGGGTGAAGGTGATGGAGGAGGGTGTGGCTGTCTTGGTGGAGTGTAGAGGTTACTGGCATTTATGGGCCAGAAGGGATGCAGTGCACATTCAAAGGTAATAACACATGGGTAGAATGTATTGAGATTATCCCATGATgggaaataacaaagaacaatacagcacaggaacaggcccttcggccatcaaggctgtaccggtcatgatatcaaccaTGGCCAAAAGGGGCAGCAcagaagcatagtggttagcacagttgcttcacagctccagggtcccacgttcgattcccggctgggtcactgtcagtgtggagtctgcacattctccccgtgtgtttcctccgggtgctccggtttccttccacagtccaaagatgtgcgggttaggtggatttgccatgctaaattgcccttagtgtccaaaaaatgttaagtgggggttactaagttacggggatagcgtagatacgtgggtttcagtagggtgctctttgtaagggccggtgcagactcgatgggccgagtggcctccttcagcactgtaaatcctatgattcttatgaaaaccctcagcacttccttgtgccgtatctctctatatccatcctatccatgtatttgtcaggatgccttttgaacgcagttaatgtatctgcttccacaaccttccctggcaatgcTTTCCAGGcactctgtgtataaaaaaaaaaaaaaaaaacctgcctcgctcatctcctctaaactttaaggtcccatggaccttaaacctatgccccctgatgactgacccctccaccctgggaaagagtgcctgcccattcactctatccatgcacctcgtaatcttgtagacccctatcaggtcacccctcaacctccgtcattctaatgaacacagtccgagtctattcatcctctccgcatagctaacaccctccagaccaggcaacatcctgggaatcctcctctgtaccctctccaaagcctccacaaccttctggtagtgtggcgaccagagttgtgCACAATATCCCAAGGGAATTGAAGGATGATGAGTGATGCTCTGTCCAGAGGTATGCGCAAGGGTGGATGCACTGAGAATAACATTTGTCTTGACATATTTCTGATGAATAATCCGTTACCCTTGGCATTTGCCCGTATATAATAAATAGGCTAATGCTGATGTTAAAGGTGATCAGCAATTCACATGGCATATACAACTGCTCGGGTCGCAGGGAAGTAAAATCTTCACATACACACATCTCATAATTGCAAAATTATACCCAAACAGATCAAGGCCACAGTGCGGTTAAAAACGATCCAAGCTATTCGCAAACTGTTCGTCCAATATAGAGGTCATTTCTAGCATCGTGGCCTCCTATTTGTAAACGCTGTTCTAATTAAGTTGCTTACTTTGACCGTGTGATTCTGGGGGTCTTTTGCATGCGAAAGAACAATTTTGTATTAACAAAAGCTAGTCCATACACTGGGGAGCTGTTGGATAAGAAAACAATGTACCAAGTGGGGTGAGGTTATTGCTTACTAGCGGAATATTGCTGCTATTGCTATAATAGCTAATTATTTTCAGACATAAAATCCCACCGCTTCTAAGTCAGCACTTAAGTTTCAACCTTGAGCTGCCAGTGaatttaaggaaccttggtggtaCTGAAATGAACACTATTGTTGCAATAATAAAGACACTAAAATGTTAAGGGTAGTCTATGTAAATTAAACCTCCAAAGCAATTGTGTATAAGAAAATATTTGTTTACTTCTATTTATCCTCTTTCCCCTTTTTCTATCAGATCTGCAGGTCGCATTAAGGGAGCCTTCTTGCGTTATATGTGCTATAATTTTATATCATATAATACACAATGTAGTCTGTCAGCATGGAGGCACCACGTTAGACACTGAGTTTAATTGTTTGGCGAGAGGATTTGTTCAGTTGTTAAATGTTTGTCTATTTAGTTTTCAACAAGGAAGTACTTGGCATTCAATACTTGCTTGTCTCTCTTATTAATTTTTTGTGTGTATGGAGTCTAGTGTAACAATGTCTGTGCTCGCGAGCATACTATTTTTACACAGAAGCTTTAGCTCATTGGTGGCATTCTTGTTGTTGTGTCAGAAGGTGGTAGATTCAAGCCTCAGCTCAAGGGAGCAACACATAATCCAGGATAATACTTCAGTGCGGTGCTACGGCAGTGCTGATTTACTGGAGTttctcagatgagatattaaacccaaGGCAATGTCTATTTTTCAAAGGAATGTaccactattcaaagaagagcaagggagtccTCCTGATGTCCTGGCCAACACTTATCCCTCATTGAAAAAAAAAAAGCCCTGATCGACTGGTCCATCTCATTGGCctttgtgggactttgctgtgtgTATGTTGGCTTCAGAGCTTGCCTACAAATCATCAGTGACTACAGTTCAGCAACAAATGTAATTTGCTGTTGAGCAATTTGGCACATCCCTAAATGTGTAAAAAGTGCTATGTATGAATGCATATTTCTGTTTTTCTGTACACATTACAAGGTAGTGACCTGAAGgttgtggtactggtgaatgttgcAAGCTGGAGGAACCTTTTGTTTCTCCGAGGTTGGAATTTGTTCTTCTGGGCCGCTTTTGCAAACTGTAAGCTTATGTGGAATTAAgttgtttttttatttaaaaaaaaaaatttagagtacccaattatttttttccaattaagggccaatttagcgtggccaatccacctatcttgcacatctttgggttgtaggggtcgtaggcagcggtgctaaccactgtgccaacatgccgcccTATGTGGAACTAAGTTAACCTCTGTGCAAGCTTAATCCAGACCAAGGAGTGCTGTTGATGGGGCAGCTCAAGGGAGCCTCTGAGAACCCACCAGCATCTGAATGCGTACACTGATCCATAGTACTTTAATGTAATATCAAGAAAATGCCACAAACCTGGAGGCAAGGTCCTCTGGATGGTACATTTAGCCAAGAATGTGTAAAAATACCATCGTACTTTAAAGAGGCGAGCTGGAATGAGTTCACCTGATGTCCCCGCCAACATTCCCCTATTAACCAGCACGAACAAAACCAGATTCGTTGGTCATTCGTCCCaatgctgtgtgggatcttgctgtgcaaaatGTCTGCCTACAtagcaacagtgactatacttcaaagtaACTCATTAGTGTATGAAAAGCCTGTATAAATACAAGCTCTGATGTAGTTAAGATGTTTTATTGAGTTAGCTATGGAATTGTGGAGCTAAAATTGTTGCTGATAGTTGTGACCTTAAGTTGAGAAAAAAAGCCCTGCGGATGCTTTAAACAGTTCAGGTTATTACTATAATAACAGGAAAACTTGTGATTTCTGTGAGCACTCGGACATATGTTTTGAATTTGTTCCCTTTGTGTACAAGTCCATACTGCCACAATTCATGGTTTGAACTACTTTGACTGGAATATTTTATACaaagtggaggtgggagggtgaaGACTGAGCATTTAGTGCTTTCCCACTCTTTTTCCAAGGTGGAATTTAGCTGCACGCACAGCATTAGCTTCTCTTTTGTTTTTAGATGCACATTGGGTTGTTGAGTATTTCCTACATTGTTTTCTGTTTCCTAGAGGTGTGTGTTGCAGTGATGCGTCTTTGAGGCTTGCTCTTTCCACAGCAAAGCACTTACTCTCCAGTTTACAGCTCTTGCTGTTCTCTGACTAGGAGGCTTGTATGATGTGCTCCAGTTTCAGGTCCAGCAACTGCAGCGCTGTTGAAAATGGCCCTTTTGTATAGCGCCTAATAAGACCTCCATAGTTCTCggtgccaatgaagtactttttaagtGTAGTCACTATTATAATGTCAGAAATCAAGAGATCGATTAAGACAGTGCTGATTAGTGCTAATCAACTAAAGTTAgtgactggcagtggtgtgtgataACTTGCTTTTTTAATGTCTGACTTATTGGGTGGTGATTCTGGTACACGGAGCCCTTCATTACTTCACCTAATAGCCATTCTGCTTATGTAAGTAACtctgattcttcccccccccccccccccccctggggtaatGAACTGCActttgcatttttatagcaccttcaACATAGTGAAACATTATAAGCACCTCATTGGCCTGATTAGCAGTCTAATTTTTGCACCAAGCCAAATAGTGAAAATATTAGGGAAGGTTACCAGAAACCTGGCCCAAAAAGCATGTTTTAAGGAGCGCCACAAAGGTAGAGGGGTTTCGGGTGGAAATCGCACAGCTTAGTCCTATATTGCAGAAGGCACGGCTATCGGTGATTTATGGTGAATGAAATTGGAGATATGGAAGAGTCCAGAGCGAGAGAAAAACTCAGATTTCGGAGGTTTGTCGGACTGGAGGAGGTAAACCTGATCCTGTCCTATCTGACATAAATCTGCACTTCCTGGGACCTGGTGCTCAATTGGTTCCTGCCAGAGCCCGAACTACTGATCTGGACCGTCCAGTAGTTCAGTGCAGTGGAAGGAACAAACCCGGGACCCCGGGGGTTTGTGCGGCTCAGAACTAAATACGGCAGATTGGTTATTGTACAACTGAGACGTAGAAATTCATTGTGTCTCGTGATTGGCAGAATAGGACAAATTGAATTACCTATGTGTCTGATCAGCGAAGATTGAAGCTTTAGCTGTCTGTAGTATGGTGATTGATAACTGAGGTTCTGAAACTGGCTTCCTCGAGGCTCAGCTAATGTCTGCTGCTTGGGGTGATGTTTGGTGCAAACACTCACTTGCTGTCTTCATTGGCTAGTTGGTGGTTTactcatttttaaaatgtattgcTTTGGTCTTTATAACTTGCAAAGATTGCTGTGCAGAACCTGGATACCCGCGTGTAGCCTCCTCTGCTGTGAGATTTATTTGACTCATACctctgctatctctttgaaagaactatccaattagtcctgGTCCCTGCACTTTCCGCAGGACCCTGCAAAACTATCCTTTTTTAGGCACATATTCTGTTCACTTTTGAACCAATCTACTGAATCTTTATTCTCCACCCCTTCAGGCACTGCCTGCAATGTCCAACATTTTCTTCCTCCGCTAATTTGTTGTGGACTGGAGTTGACAAATTATCCTTAGGAATTGAATCTGGCTTTCCATTTCTCCCCCTCGCACTAGTTTTATCGGCAGATTTCTCTACTCCCTCCCTGATTAGTAGGCACTGACTCCATTCTGGGGTGTAGTTTGTTTTCATCTTCTGCTACCATGTGCCCTGTTGACAACTAGTACTTTGTGAACCCTGGCAGTGAGTGTAGCAAATAACCTAACCAAATGGGAGAGTGGAGTCTGATCATACCCTTACAGTGGAGGTTATCACAAATAACCTACACATCACAGAAAGCATCGCAGGATAGAAATCAGAAAGGAGAATCCCCACTCttcaatttataaaaaaaaatatttgtgtATTGATACTGCGTCATACCTATCAGTGCATTTATCTACTGATCTGTCTGGGGATTTTCTTTGTTGTGAAGTGCTGGGTTCTAAGGTTCTGATGACCTGAAATATTAATTATTTCTCTCTCAGATACTActtgacctgagtatttccagcattttctgctttgtcCTAAGACCTCTGTTGTGTGTTTTCCCAGGTACCTGTTGGAGCAGCACGCAGATCCCAATGCCAAGGCACAGTGTGGGGCCACTGCACTGCACTTCGCTGCTGAGGCTGGCCACTTGGAAATTGTGAAGGAGTTGGTGAAGTGGCGGGCAACCATGGTGGTGAATGGCCATGGGATGACACCTTTGAAGGTAGCAGCGGAAAGCTGTAAGGCAGACGTGGTGGAGCTGCTACTGTCACACGTGGACTGCGACCGGAGGAGTCGGATTGAAGCGCTGGAGCTGCTCGGCGCCTCCTTCGCCAATGACCGAGAGAACTACGACATCGAGAAGACCTACCACTATCTGTACCTGGCCATGCTTGAGCGGCACCGTGACCCCAACAACTCAATGGAGAAGGCCACCCTGCCCTCCATCGAGGCTTACAGCGGGCGGACTGAGTGCAAGACCCTGCCTGAACTCGAGGCCATCCGACAGGATAGGGATGCCCTCCACATGGAGGGGCTGATAGTCCGTGAACGGATTCTGGGTTCTGACAACATCGACGTTTCGCACCCTATCATTTACAGGGGGGCCGTGTATGCGGACAATATGGAGTTCGAACAATGCATCAAGTTGTGGCTCCACGCCTTGTGCTTGCGACAGAAAGGAAACCGAAACACACACAAAGATCTCCTGCGATTTGCTCAGGTCTTTTCCCAGATGATCCACTTGAATGAGCCGGTGAAGGCCCGGGATGTGGAGAGTGTCTTGAAATGCAGTGTCCTGGAAATAGAACGGGGTTTGTCGCGGATCAAAGACTCGTCCGAGGTGGACATTCACGCGGCCATGGACAATTGTGAGTCGAACATTTTTACCTTTTTGTACCTCGTGTGCATCTCCACCAAAACGCAGTGTTGTGAGGAGGAACGAGCTCGCATCAACAAGCAGATCTACAAACTGATTCACCTGGATCCCCGGACCAGGGAGGGATCCAGCCTGTTACACCTGGCGGTGAACTCGGGCACGCCAGTGGACGATTTCCATACCAATGACGTGTGCAGCTTCCCCAGCGCACAGGTCACTAAGCTGCTGCTCGACTGTGGGGCCGACATGAACGCCGTGGACAAGGATGGTAACGGGCCCCTGCACATCATTGTGCAGTATAACCGGCCCATCAGCGACTTCCTCACACTGCACGCCATCATAATCAGCCTGGTAGAGGCTGGTGCTCACGCCGACATGACCAACAAGCAGAAAAAGACCCCATTGGACAAAAGCACCACCGGCGTGTCTGAAATCCTCCTCAAGACTCAGATGAAAATGAGCCTAAAGTGCCTGGCTGCCCGAGCCGTGCGAGTTCACAACATCAGTTACAAAAGCCAGATTCCTCAGGCATTGGAAGAGTTTGTAGAATTTCATTAACTCTCAATAGTCAGGTGATTCTTTACCAAACTGGTACTAGGTATGTCCATAACCTATCGCTTCTTGGAATTGGTTGGTCTGCACAATTGTTTTAAGTTGTTTAGTTTCTCACCATTTCACATCTCTCACCATAACCACACTGATTTTAGACAATGCTTCCATGTGACACGTCTGTCAAATAGGCTGAGATGATGGAGGATGGCCGTAATCGAACGTCTGAAAAATTGatattaaattttttttaatgtgttgGGGTAATATCCACCCCGTGTCTTCTAAAGACATGGTAATGTGGAGTTACTAAAATGAGTTGCTCTTTCTGGGGCTGTAACGGGACATAAATCAAGAGCTCTATCTCTCCAGTATTGCCTGCCAAATTTAGGATTCGGAGCACTGTTAATAAGAACATTATCACAGGATGTTTGGACTTGTACCTCTTAACGTGGGCACACTTTCCTGTCCTTCATTCATTGTACACTTTACAATGCAAGCAAAATAGCCTGCTGGGGGAATCTCGGCTCGTTTAGATTCAGACTATTCACTGGTTGCTAAATGTCTGGTGATGTTGGAATAATTCTGCATGCCTGAGTCTGAAAGGTTAGATGTAATGTTAATGTTATTCCCCATATTGACTGGCACTGTGTTGGGTAAATGACGGTCCCAACCAAAGTATCTGGAAGTATACTTCTACATTCAGCCTGGGATCCAATTTCAAACAAAGGACTTAAAAATCATAGATTGATTAATTTTAATTGGTGAACTTTTATTACCTGACTCCTGTGATGGCACAGCTAGCTTAACCTGCGAACAACTGAGTAGGGAGATTGCCTATTCGAGTGCCTATTCGATCATGGGTTGTCATTAAGATTGAGCTTTTTATTGATGTTCGAGATATGACCATTGGGAATGTCAAAAACACCCAAGTGTACAAGTGGTACCACAAATTCTAGAAAGCTGCTTTGATGCTCCTTGTAGAAGGAACATACTGCACCCGGTTCGAGTCACA
The window above is part of the Scyliorhinus torazame isolate Kashiwa2021f chromosome 12, sScyTor2.1, whole genome shotgun sequence genome. Proteins encoded here:
- the fem1b gene encoding protein fem-1 homolog B — its product is MKLEIWKSPEREKNSDFGGLSDWRRYLLEQHADPNAKAQCGATALHFAAEAGHLEIVKELVKWRATMVVNGHGMTPLKVAAESCKADVVELLLSHVDCDRRSRIEALELLGASFANDRENYDIEKTYHYLYLAMLERHRDPNNSMEKATLPSIEAYSGRTECKTLPELEAIRQDRDALHMEGLIVRERILGSDNIDVSHPIIYRGAVYADNMEFEQCIKLWLHALCLRQKGNRNTHKDLLRFAQVFSQMIHLNEPVKARDVESVLKCSVLEIERGLSRIKDSSEVDIHAAMDNCESNIFTFLYLVCISTKTQCCEEERARINKQIYKLIHLDPRTREGSSLLHLAVNSGTPVDDFHTNDVCSFPSAQVTKLLLDCGADMNAVDKDGNGPLHIIVQYNRPISDFLTLHAIIISLVEAGAHADMTNKQKKTPLDKSTTGVSEILLKTQMKMSLKCLAARAVRVHNISYKSQIPQALEEFVEFH